Sequence from the Bacillus sp. es.036 genome:
AATGAACTTGCGAAAGCGAATAGTTTTGTAGCGGTTGTTGATCAATCGATTCAATTTGGAGGTTGGGCGATTGGCGGTATAATGGTTGCGGCTACGTCTGGCTTTATTGTGATTTGGATTACTTTTTTGATGTATGTCATTTCTACGCTCATGATGGGGTTCATCGTCGTAAAAGGTTATCAAGATCGGCAAACGAAAATTCAAATGATGAGCGGTTGGAAAATCATTTGGAAACATCCAGTTCTACGTGTTGTTCATATTATGATCGTTATTGAAGCTATTGCAAATGTCGTCTGGATTGCTGCGATTCTTTATATCTTTGTGGAAGAAGTGCTGATGAAATCAGAAGCATGGTGGGGATATTTAAATGCAAGCTTTTTCATCGGTTTAATTGCTGGTGGTATGGCAGTATCGAGATATACGCGTTGGTTTGAACGGTATATGAAGGAAACGCTACTCATGACGTGCTTTTCTATTAGTATTCTCACGTTTATCTTTGGCATAACAAGTGTCCCTGTTGTAGCTTTTCTGTTAACTGTACTTTCTGGAGTAGTTGAACAAATCAAATCCATAGCGATGGTGACAATGATTCAAAAAAAATGTCCGAATGATTCTCTTCCTGAGGTATTTAGTGCACAGAGTGCTCTAATCTCGATCACGTTTGGTCTTGGATCTTTGCTTTATGGGTTTCTTGCTGAGCTTGTTAATGTGTCATTTGTTTTTGGTTTGTCAGGAGTCTTATTGTTAGGATCAGCGCTTTATTTACGAAAGAACATTCACGTCTTTAATGAATAGTAAGAAACAGCCCTCATGCTAGCCTAGCAAGGGGGCTGTTTCTCGTGTTTATCGATTTTGATCTTTATTTCCTGTTACATCGATAGCGGGCGTATTGTTGCCGAGATAGCTAGTAGGATGAGTTGGTTCCTCGCCATAGAAATCTTCATTGATTTTTTCGTCAACATTTACAGGGGCTTTCCCTTTGTAAAAGGAATCGTTGATCTTTTTGTTGGCGCGCACGGCTTCGCTCGGATCTTGTTTCATTTTCCACCTCCTTATTTCGTCTGGACCTATTTAGCATGTGTAGTTTAGTGGGAGATCATGTTTTGTAAAGTTCACTTTACGTAAAGTGTGCTTTACGTTAAAATAATGGTGAAGAAGTTAGGAGGCCTTTTAATTGAAAAATGTGCTCCGTGAAAAAAGAAGAGAAAAAGGCTATTCACAAGATCGTCTGGCAGAAATACTGGGCGTATCAAGACAAACGATTATTTCAATAGAAAAAGGAAAATACAATCCTTCTTTACCGCTAGCACTTGAAATGGCGAAATTGTTTGGAACGATTGTGGAGGAGATTTTTTATTTAGATTCAGAGGGGGAGTAGGTGTGGCAATCAATAAAGCGTATCTTGTTTTTGGCGTCTTTTTTGCTTTAAATGCTTTATTACTACTGAGCGTTGGGATTGGTACAGGTAATGAACCGATTCCTGCCAGTTATATGCTGATATCAATGTCCATCATGGGTTTTTGCTTAAGTTACCTTCAGCCGCAATTTAAGGCGAAAGATGAGCGAAGTCGCATGATTCGAGAGAAAGGGATGTTTTATTCCTATTTTGCTGTGCTTGGGTATATCATGGTGTTTCTTTCTCTTCTTCAATTCAACATTGTGGATATCAGTGCAGTAACGGTGCTGAATGTGTTAGCTGCCATGCTGATTAGTACCGTTTTTGTTTCAATGGTGATCGTCGCTAAGCAGCATTAAATGCCATCACGATGATTAGAACGGATGAGAATCGGGAAACCCTTTTTATGAGATCATCAAAAAGGAGTTGGATTGACATGAGTAAATCATTACAAGCCTATTTTACAACAGAGAACGATGCAGAAAGTGCAAAAGCTGATTTGCAGACTTATTCGGTAAGTCAATTGTCAGTTGAACATATTCCAGAAGATAAAAAGCTTAACATTGATGCACCTATTCCAGGACAGGGAACAGCTACACCGGCTGGAGCGAACAACGATTTGTTCTTCTCAAACGAAACGCCTACAGGTAAACAAGAAGAAAATGCAGACCCTTCTGGGAAGGCAGATCGAGAGTTTCGCTATTTGTTAGCATTTGAAACAGATGAATCAGATGATACAGATTTACGTGAAGTGGTTTCAAAACATAATGGTGCTATGGAGAAATAAGGATAAGAGCTGCGCGAATGTGCGCAGCTTTTTCTTTTGAGTGGCGGTAGGGGGTCAGGTACGTACCTGACCCCCGCTTCACTACCGCGCTACTTCACAGCAGTATGAAAACAATCGTTGGTGGGCAGGCTTGAGATTGAAGTAGAAGAAGAGAAAGACAGAACGCACGATGTCCGCTATACTAGTGAAGGAAGCGCATCGGAAGTGGCAATCTACATAAAGATTTGGTTCAATGAGTATGACACAAAACGTTGCGAATTTAAGATCAGATTCCTTTGATTCAGGGGAGAAAAAAAGGTATACTGATATCTAGATGATAATGATTACAAAAAGATAGTGTGTTTAATTAATAACTGGACGAGAGGGGAACACATTCATGGCTAAAAAAACAATGGGATTACTCGTAATGGCGTATGGAACACCGTATAAAGAAGAGGATATTGAACGGTATTACACACATATACGACGTGGTCGTAAGCCGTCTGATGAACAATTAAAAGACCTCCAAGATCGTTACAAAGCCATTGGTGGCATTTCGCCACTTGCGAAAATAACAGAAGACCAGGCGAAAGGGCTAGAAGCTCATCTTAATAAGGTTCAAGATGAAATTGAATTTAAGCTATATATCGGATTAAAGCATATTGAACCTTTTGTTGAAGATGCTGTTCAAGAGATGCACAATGATGGAATTGAAGAAGCGGTTAGCATCGTCCTCGCTCCTCATTTCTCAACATTTAGCATCAAATCATACAATGGACGAGCTAAACAAGAAGCGGAGAAAATCGGAGGGCCGGTTATTCATTCGGTAGAAAGCTGGTATGATGAGCCAAAGTTTATCTCCTATTGGGCAAAAAGAATAAAAGCTATCTTTGACGACATGTCTGACCAAGAGCGTGAAAAAGCAGTACTAATTGTTTCTGCCCATAGCTTACCTGAGAAAATCATCGCA
This genomic interval carries:
- a CDS encoding MFS transporter gives rise to the protein MRFRSFRFLWVGQAFANMGDVLYIVALIAVLYQATGSALYLSLLPFTITIARFVSGMCAPLVLNRVSLKGLLVGSQCLKTVLLGWLGLYLWSFTPSVLFILMIAFLIAFLDGWAAPARNAMIPQLVSENELAKANSFVAVVDQSIQFGGWAIGGIMVAATSGFIVIWITFLMYVISTLMMGFIVVKGYQDRQTKIQMMSGWKIIWKHPVLRVVHIMIVIEAIANVVWIAAILYIFVEEVLMKSEAWWGYLNASFFIGLIAGGMAVSRYTRWFERYMKETLLMTCFSISILTFIFGITSVPVVAFLLTVLSGVVEQIKSIAMVTMIQKKCPNDSLPEVFSAQSALISITFGLGSLLYGFLAELVNVSFVFGLSGVLLLGSALYLRKNIHVFNE
- a CDS encoding helix-turn-helix transcriptional regulator, producing the protein MKNVLREKRREKGYSQDRLAEILGVSRQTIISIEKGKYNPSLPLALEMAKLFGTIVEEIFYLDSEGE
- a CDS encoding permease, which translates into the protein MAINKAYLVFGVFFALNALLLLSVGIGTGNEPIPASYMLISMSIMGFCLSYLQPQFKAKDERSRMIREKGMFYSYFAVLGYIMVFLSLLQFNIVDISAVTVLNVLAAMLISTVFVSMVIVAKQH
- the hemH gene encoding ferrochelatase, yielding MAKKTMGLLVMAYGTPYKEEDIERYYTHIRRGRKPSDEQLKDLQDRYKAIGGISPLAKITEDQAKGLEAHLNKVQDEIEFKLYIGLKHIEPFVEDAVQEMHNDGIEEAVSIVLAPHFSTFSIKSYNGRAKQEAEKIGGPVIHSVESWYDEPKFISYWAKRIKAIFDDMSDQEREKAVLIVSAHSLPEKIIANGDPYPDQLKETADLIVEESGVKNVAIGWQSEGNTPDPWIGPDVQDLTRDLHEKQGFTSFVYAPVGFVADHLEVLFDNDYECKVVTDEIGANYYRPEMPNAQDEFIEILSTVVLKELNHK